The Deinococcus aquaticus genomic interval CCCTGCGGCGCGCGGGTGTTGCCCAGGACCGTCAGTGCGTTGCGGGCCATGCCCTTGCGGCGGGGGCGCAGGAACGCCGTGCCTGCCCACTGCCGCTCGAATTCACGCTCGCTGATCCCGAAGAACCGGCTCAGGTCCGGATGTGCCAGCTGCGGGTCCGGGCGCAGCAGCCTCGCCAGCGGCCCGGCTTTCACGGTCCAGGGGCAGACTTCGCTGCACACGTCACAGCCGAACAGCCAGTCGCCCACCCCGGCCCGCAGGTCGTGTGGGACCGGCCCGCGGTGCTCGATGGTCAGGTACGACACGCAGCGGCGCGCGTCGATGGCGCGGTCCGGGCCGATCGCGCCGGTCGGGCAGGCGCTCACGCAGCGCAGGCAGCGGCCGCAGCGGTCCGGGTGCGCCGCGCCGCTCCCCCCGGCGGGCAGGTCGGTCAGGACGACCGCCAGCGTCACGAACGCGCCCAGGCCCGTGTTGATGGTCATGCCGGACTTCCCGCGCCAGCCCAGCCCCGCGCCGGACGCGAACAGCCGTTCCATGACCGGCCCGTGATCCACGTACCCGCGCGCCCGCACGCCCAGCGCCGCCGCCTCCTGCTCCAGCCGGGTCAGGACCGGCTGCAACTGATCGTGGTAGTCCGGCGTCCAGGCGTAGCGCGCCACGCGGCCCACCCGCACGCCCCCGTCCGGCACGAGCGGCGGCTCGAAGGCGTGCGATACACCCAGCACCAGCACGCTTCCCACACCCGGCAGCCGCTGGGCGGGATCGGCCCGCACCGGCAACTGCCGTTCCAGGTAGGTCATGCCCGCGTGCCGCCCGGCGTCCAGCCACGACTGGTACTCCTGCACGGCGGCGGCCGGCACTGGCGCCGGAGCCCAGCCGACCGCGTCGGCGCCCAGCGACAGGGCCAGTTCGGACAGCAGATCGGCCGCGCTACTCATGCGGACTCCGATTGAACGGTCTGCAAGAACCGTTCAATCCGAGCAGATGCGAGCAGGAGCAGAGGCGGGTTCCGGGGTGCGACCGAAACAGACGGAATCCGTATCACGGGGCGCAGTATGCCCCGAAAGCAGCCCGGCCAACCGTGGCAGGTGACTGAAGGGGGTTACCCGAGTTGAGCGGCGGCCGCCTCGTCCAGGAACCAGACCGGGCCGGTCACGCCGGCGACCGGGTGGTGTCCCTCGCCGCGCTGCACCTCGGCCAGCACGCCCGCCTTGCCGGCGCCCGTGACCAGCAGCCAGCGCTGACGCGCCGCGTTGATCTCGGGGAACGTGAAGGTCAGGCGCTCCGTGTCGAGTTTCGGCACCCGGTTCGCTGCGACCCGGCCGCCGGCGTTCAGGGCGTCCGTGCCGGGGAACAGGCTGGCGGTGTGCCCGTCGTCGCCCATGCCCAGCAGGACCACGTCCAGTTGCGCGGGCAGCGCCTGCGCGTAGGCCTGGGCGGCCTGCTCAAGCGGCCGGACCTCGCCCTGCATGCGGTGCACCTGCTCCTGGGGCACCGGCACGTGCCGCAGCAGTTCCTCGTGCGCGAGGCGGTAGTTGCTGTCCGGGCTGTCCGGCCCGACCGGGCGCTCGTCGCTGAAGTACACGTGCGTGGCTTCCCAAGGCACGCCGGGCAGGCCGCGCAGTTCCGCGTACATCAGCTTCGGGGTGCTGCCGCCAGACAGCGCCACGTGAAACGCGCCGCGCGCCGTGACCGCCTCGCGCGCCGCCTGCACCAGCGCGTGCGCGGCCGCCTGCGCCGTCGCCTGCGGGGTGGGGGAGACCCGGCGCTCCGTCAGCGGCCCGCTCACAGGGTTTCCTTGGCAAGTGCCCAGGCGTGCTCGAAGACCTCGCCGCGTTCCGGGCGGGCCATCACGCGCGCCAGTCCGTCGGCCAGCGTCATGGCGGGCACCGGTACCTCGGACTCGCGTTTCACGCCGTCCCAGCGGCACTCCAGGCTGACCACGTCACTGTGGGCGCTGCCGTCGGCACTCAGGGCGAAGCGCACGCCGTCGCCCAGCAGTTCCACGCCGCACAGGTCGCCGTTCTCGCGCCCGCAGCGGCCCGAACGGAACTCCACGTTCTTCAGGTCCGTCCAGCCCAGCGTGTCGGCAATGAACCCCGCGTACAGCCGCGCCGGCAGGTCCTTCTTGCCGGCGTGCCGCACGACCAGCCGGTCGATGTTCGGCAGTTGCCGGGCCGCATCGGGGCTGTCGAACACCTGCGCCAGCGCCTCACGCCACGGGGCCGAGCGGCTCCAGCCCAGGTCCGCCAGCGCGTAGTGCCGCGAGGGCGGCATGTCCAGCGTCAGGCTGTCCACGATCACCTGATCGGCCAGGTCCGTCAGTTCGGCCAGCAGCGTCCCGCCGGGTCGGCTGTCCGCGCCCCACCACACGTGGTTCACGGTGGCCGGGCGGATCAGCGGCAGGATCGCGCCCTGAAGCTGCTCGGCGCTGGCTTCCAGCGTCAGGCGTTCCACGTACAGCCCGCCGCGCTGCGGAACGAGGCTGGCGTGCACGGTCAGGTCGTCCGTGCCGTCCATCACGCCGATGATCTGCCGTCCCGCGTAGCGGCCCTCAAGGCCCGCCAGGGCTTCCTGCACGCGCCCCAGGTGCTTTTTCATGGTCAGGGCGATGATGTTGCCGGTGTACGCGCGGGTCTCGACGGTCGTCTGCACCCACAGTTCGTCCAGCGTGACCTGGGCCTTGCGGACGGTGGTATCCACCGGGCCCAGCGGTTTCAGGTCGGTCGCGTACGTCATGGTCGGCCTCCGGCCGGGTGGATGGGTGATGGGCGGCGGGTCATGGAAGGGCTCAGGAATGCCATCACGCGTCCTCCATGCTCTGTCCTCTTCACAGGCGCCGCCAGCGGCGGTCCTCGCCCATCAGTTCGTCGGCCTCGTCGGGACCCCAGGTGCCGGACGTGTAGTTCGGGAAGTCCGGCCCCTTCTCGCGGCGGCCCGGTTCGGCCTCCCACACGTTCAGGATGCCGCTCACGATCTGCCACGCCAGGTCCACCTCGTCCTCGCGGGGGAACAGGGTCGCGTCGCCCAGCATGGCGTCCAGCAGCAGGCGCGAGTACGGGCTTTCCAGCTGCGCGCCGAACGCGTCGTAGCGGAAGTCCATGACCACCTCGCGCAGCACCATCTCCTGCCCCGGCGTTTTGGAGCTGAACTTCAGGCTCACGCCCTCGTCCGGCTGGATGCGGAAGGCCAGCACGTTGCGTTCCAGACCGCCGGGGAAGATGCCCAGCGGCGGGCGCTTGAACACCACGGCGATCTCCGTGACCTTCTTCGGCAGCCGCTTCCCGGTGCGCAGGAAGAACGGCACGCCCTGCCAGCGCCAGTTATCCACTTCCAGCTTCAGGGCCACGTAGGTGGGCGTGACGCTGCCTTCTTTCACGTTCGGTTCCTCGCGGTAGCCCGTGACCTTCTCGCCGTACATGGTGCCCGGCCCGTACTGCCCGCGCACCGCGACCGACTTCACGCGGCCCGAGGGGATCTCCTTGACGGCGCGCAGCACCTTGACCTTCTCGTCACGGATGGCGTCCGCGTCGAAGGCCGCCGGGGGTTCCATGGCGGTCAACGCGAACAGCTGCATCAGGTGGTTCTGAAGCATGTCGCGCACCACGCCCGCCTCCTCGTAGTACCCGGCGCGTCCTTCCAGGCCCAGGTCCTCGCTGGCGGTGATCTGCACGTGATCCACGTACCCACGGTTCCACAGCGGCTCGAAGATGGCGTTCCCGAAGCGGATCGCCATCAGGTTCTGCACGGTCTCCTTGCCCAGGTAATGGTCGATGCGGTACACCTGCGACTCGTCCCAGACCTTGTGGATGGCGTCGTTCAGGTCGCGGGCGCTGGCCAGGTCCCGCCCGAAGGGTTTCTCGATCACCAGCCGGCGCCAGCCCTCGCTCTGATCCGCCAGTCCCAGGCGGCCCAGGCCGTTACTGATCGGCTCGAACAGGCTGGGCGGGGTTGAGAGGTAGAACAGCGCGTTCTTGCGGCCGCCGTGCGCTTCCTCGGCCCGGTCGAGTTCCTTGCCGACCAGGTCGTACACCTCGTCCCCGGCGAAATCGCCGTACTCGTAGTACAGCAGGTCCCGGAATTTCTCCAGGCTGCCGGGCTGAATGGCGTCGGTCTCCTTACTTTCCTTCAGGGCCGCGATCGCGTAGTCCTTGAAGGCCTCGTCCGTCATCTCCTGACGGCCCACGCCCACGATGTTGAAAGCACTCCCAAGCAGGCCGTCCTGCCACAGGCCGAACACGGCGGGCAGCAGCTTGCGGCGCGACAGGTCGCCGGTCGCGCCGAAAATCACCAGCGTGGCCGGTTCCGGCGCGCGGTTGCGGCGCATCAGAGCCCGGAAGGGATTCTGACCGTCGTGACCGGGCGCGGCGCTGCTCTTGCCCTTGCGGGGCGCGGAGGTCTGCGCGGTCTTCACGCTGGCGCGGCGCTTGGCGGGAGCGGCCTGCGCTACGCCCACCGTGCGGGCCGCGAGGTCCGTTTCCACGTTCGCCTGCACGTTGGCCGCGACCTTGCTGCCCGCCGCCTTCCTGGCTGTGGTCTTGCCGGTGGCCTTGCTGGCCGGGGCCTTGGCAGCGGGCTTCGTCGAGGCGGATTTCGTCGTGGCGGCCTTGCTGCTCGCGGGTTTCTTGGGGGCGCTCATTCGTCACCTTTCACGCGCTGCTGCCCGGTTTCACCGAGCTGTTCGGCGCTGCTGCCGCTGCCGCCGCCGCCCTGGCCGATGTTGGCGGGCGCGGCGGCACTGGGGTCCTGACCGGCCTGCACTTCCGGCACCAGTCCTTCCTGGCGGGGCGTTTCGATGGTCTTGACCGCGTGACCGCCAAAGGCGCGGCGCATGGCCGAGAGCATCTGCCCGGCGTAACTGACTTCCTGCTGGCTGCGGAAACGCATCTGCGTGGCCAGCGTGATGACCGGCGTGGGCACGCCCAGTTCGATGGAGTCGATGATGGTCCAGCGGCCCTCGCCGCTGTCGGCCACGTAATCCGACAGCGCCTCAAACTCGGCCTTGTTCTGCAACGCCTCGGCGGTCAGGTCCAGCAGCCAGGAGCGCACGACGCTGCCGTGACGCCACAGTTCGGCGATCTGCGCCATGTCCAGGTTGAAGCCCTGGTGGGCTTTCATCAGCTCGAAACCCTCGGCGTAGGCCTGCATCATGCCGTACTCGATGCCGTTGTGCACCATTTTCACGTAGTGGCCGCTGCCGGCGGGTCCCATGCGACCCCAGCCGCGGTCCGCGCCGGGCGCGAGCACCTCGAACACGGGCCGCAGGCGTTCGACGGCTTCCTCGGTCCCGCCGATCATCATGGCGTAGCCTTCCTGAAGGCCCCACACGCCGCCGGACGTGCCGACATCCACGAAGTGCAGACCTTGCGCGGCGAGTGTCTCGGCGCGGCTGACGCTGTCTTTGTAGTTGCTGTTGCCGCCGTCGATGATGATGTCACCGGGTGCCAGGCGCTGCGCGAGGTCGTCGATCACGCTCTGGGTGATCTTCCCGGCGGGGACCATCAGCCACACGGCGCG includes:
- the queG gene encoding tRNA epoxyqueuosine(34) reductase QueG codes for the protein MSSAADLLSELALSLGADAVGWAPAPVPAAAVQEYQSWLDAGRHAGMTYLERQLPVRADPAQRLPGVGSVLVLGVSHAFEPPLVPDGGVRVGRVARYAWTPDYHDQLQPVLTRLEQEAAALGVRARGYVDHGPVMERLFASGAGLGWRGKSGMTINTGLGAFVTLAVVLTDLPAGGSGAAHPDRCGRCLRCVSACPTGAIGPDRAIDARRCVSYLTIEHRGPVPHDLRAGVGDWLFGCDVCSEVCPWTVKAGPLARLLRPDPQLAHPDLSRFFGISEREFERQWAGTAFLRPRRKGMARNALTVLGNTRAPQGWPLLLAGAQDPAWEVREAAAWALGQWGEAGRVRALLDDPHEAVREGAAAILGEA
- the pgl gene encoding 6-phosphogluconolactonase, translating into MSGPLTERRVSPTPQATAQAAAHALVQAAREAVTARGAFHVALSGGSTPKLMYAELRGLPGVPWEATHVYFSDERPVGPDSPDSNYRLAHEELLRHVPVPQEQVHRMQGEVRPLEQAAQAYAQALPAQLDVVLLGMGDDGHTASLFPGTDALNAGGRVAANRVPKLDTERLTFTFPEINAARQRWLLVTGAGKAGVLAEVQRGEGHHPVAGVTGPVWFLDEAAAAQLG
- a CDS encoding glucose-6-phosphate dehydrogenase assembly protein OpcA produces the protein MTYATDLKPLGPVDTTVRKAQVTLDELWVQTTVETRAYTGNIIALTMKKHLGRVQEALAGLEGRYAGRQIIGVMDGTDDLTVHASLVPQRGGLYVERLTLEASAEQLQGAILPLIRPATVNHVWWGADSRPGGTLLAELTDLADQVIVDSLTLDMPPSRHYALADLGWSRSAPWREALAQVFDSPDAARQLPNIDRLVVRHAGKKDLPARLYAGFIADTLGWTDLKNVEFRSGRCGRENGDLCGVELLGDGVRFALSADGSAHSDVVSLECRWDGVKRESEVPVPAMTLADGLARVMARPERGEVFEHAWALAKETL
- the zwf gene encoding glucose-6-phosphate dehydrogenase, with translation MRRNRAPEPATLVIFGATGDLSRRKLLPAVFGLWQDGLLGSAFNIVGVGRQEMTDEAFKDYAIAALKESKETDAIQPGSLEKFRDLLYYEYGDFAGDEVYDLVGKELDRAEEAHGGRKNALFYLSTPPSLFEPISNGLGRLGLADQSEGWRRLVIEKPFGRDLASARDLNDAIHKVWDESQVYRIDHYLGKETVQNLMAIRFGNAIFEPLWNRGYVDHVQITASEDLGLEGRAGYYEEAGVVRDMLQNHLMQLFALTAMEPPAAFDADAIRDEKVKVLRAVKEIPSGRVKSVAVRGQYGPGTMYGEKVTGYREEPNVKEGSVTPTYVALKLEVDNWRWQGVPFFLRTGKRLPKKVTEIAVVFKRPPLGIFPGGLERNVLAFRIQPDEGVSLKFSSKTPGQEMVLREVVMDFRYDAFGAQLESPYSRLLLDAMLGDATLFPREDEVDLAWQIVSGILNVWEAEPGRREKGPDFPNYTSGTWGPDEADELMGEDRRWRRL
- the gnd gene encoding phosphogluconate dehydrogenase (NAD(+)-dependent, decarboxylating), translated to MKIGMIGLGKMGGNMVLRLTRGGIEVTGFDRSEDSVAHIEAQGARGARSMDELIASLGEPGTRAVWLMVPAGKITQSVIDDLAQRLAPGDIIIDGGNSNYKDSVSRAETLAAQGLHFVDVGTSGGVWGLQEGYAMMIGGTEEAVERLRPVFEVLAPGADRGWGRMGPAGSGHYVKMVHNGIEYGMMQAYAEGFELMKAHQGFNLDMAQIAELWRHGSVVRSWLLDLTAEALQNKAEFEALSDYVADSGEGRWTIIDSIELGVPTPVITLATQMRFRSQQEVSYAGQMLSAMRRAFGGHAVKTIETPRQEGLVPEVQAGQDPSAAAPANIGQGGGGSGSSAEQLGETGQQRVKGDE